A single window of Nomascus leucogenys isolate Asia chromosome 18, Asia_NLE_v1, whole genome shotgun sequence DNA harbors:
- the GAPT gene encoding protein GAPT, with product MLKSCGNNLVAISVGISLLLLLVVCGIGCVWRWKHHVATRFTLPRFLQRRSSRRKACTETFLSPRIIGLRHKISVETQDHKSAVRGNNIDDNYENVEAGPPKAKGKTDKELYENTGQSNFEEHIYGNETSSDYYNFQKPRPSEVPQEEDIYILPDSY from the coding sequence CCATTTCTGTAGGAATTTCGCTTCTTTTACTCTTAGTGGTTTGTGGAATTGGGTGTGTTTGGCGCTGGAAACACCATGTTGCCACACGATTTACCTTACCGAGGTTTTTgcaaaggagaagcagcaggAGAAAAGCCTGTACTGAAACATTCTTGAGTCCCCGCATCATTGGCTTAAGGCATAAAATCTCAGTTGAGACCCAAGACCACAAATCTGCTGTCAGGGGAAATAACATAGACGACAActatgaaaatgtggaagcaggtCCTCCCAAAGCTAAAGGAAAAACCGATAAGGAACTATATGAAAACACAGGGCAGTCTAATTTCGAGGAGCATATCTATGGAAATGAGACATCTTCTGACTATTATAACTTCCAGAAGCCTCGTCCTTCTGAAGTTCCTCAAGAAGAAGATATATACATTCTTCCAGATTCATATTag